In one Elusimicrobiota bacterium genomic region, the following are encoded:
- a CDS encoding adenine phosphoribosyltransferase produces MPATSLDPSAFIKDVPDFPKKGIVFKDITPLLGNPAAFTAALDRMAEPFKDAGIRYVAGIESRGFLLAAPLACRLGAGLVPIRKKGKLPRKTKSASYDLEYGQDSIEAHEDAFPAGAKVLLVDDVLATGGTAKAACELIEAIGGQVAGVSFLIELGFLNGRAKLAGRDVRALVKY; encoded by the coding sequence ATGCCCGCCACTTCCCTCGACCCGTCCGCCTTCATCAAGGACGTGCCGGACTTCCCCAAGAAGGGGATCGTGTTCAAGGACATCACGCCCCTGCTGGGCAACCCGGCCGCGTTCACCGCGGCCCTGGACCGGATGGCCGAGCCGTTCAAGGATGCGGGCATACGCTATGTGGCCGGCATCGAGTCGCGGGGCTTCCTGCTGGCCGCGCCTCTGGCCTGCCGCCTGGGGGCCGGCTTGGTTCCTATCCGCAAGAAGGGGAAACTCCCGCGCAAGACCAAGTCCGCCTCCTACGACCTGGAGTACGGGCAGGATTCCATCGAGGCGCACGAGGACGCCTTCCCGGCCGGGGCCAAGGTCCTGCTGGTCGACGACGTGCTGGCCACGGGCGGCACCGCCAAGGCGGCCTGCGAGCTCATCGAGGCCATCGGCGGCCAGGTGGCCGGCGTCTCCTTCCTCATCGAGTTGGGCTTCCTCAACGGCCGCGCCAAGCTGGCGGGCCGGGACGTCCGGGCTCTGGTCAAATATTAA